The following is a genomic window from Amycolatopsis cihanbeyliensis.
ACGACAACTTCTTCGCCGTGGGCGGCCACTCGCTGACGGCCACCCGGATGCTGGCCAGGGTCCGCTCGGTGCTGGGCACCGAACTGCCGCTGGCGACGTTGTTCGCCGCGCCGACCATCGCGGAGCTGTGCGCGGCGCTGGTCGGCGGCGGAACCGGTGGCGGGCAGCGCGGACCGGTCCCGCTGCTGGACGCCCTCGACGACCTCTCCGACGCCGAGGTCGATCGCCTGCTCGGCGCGCTCCTCGACGAGGAGCGGCCCTGATGCGGTCGGGCGGTGCACGTGCCCGGCGGCGCGACGCCCGCCACCGCCACTTACCAGTCGCGCGAGCGAAACAGGTGAGGTAGATGCTGATCCATCCCACTCGGCCGGTGTACCCGCTGATCGAGCCGTCGGACTTCGCCGCCGCCCGGCTACCCGACGCCGTCGCCGAGCACGAGGACTCGTTGCGGCGCATCCACGGCTGGGCGCGGGAGTACCTGTGCAGGCCGAACCCGCGGCTGGGCAGGCGAGGCGACGTGTGCCCGTTCACCGGCACCTCCCTGCGGAAGGGCCTTTTCCTCGTCTCCGTCCACACCGGACAACCTGCCGACCCGGCCGAGCTGTCCGGGCTGCTGTTGCACTACCGGGACTGGTTCACCGAGCTGAGCCCGCGCACCGAACCGGACGCGCAGTTCACCACCATCCTGGTGCTGTTCCCGAACCTCACCGACGTGACGCTGATCGACCGCACCCAGGGGGCGCTCAAACGCGAGTACACCGAGTCAGGCCTGATGATCGGTGAGTTCCACCCCGGACCGCCGGACAAGGGCGGGCTGTGGAACCCGGATTTCCGGCCGCTGCGCGCGCCGCTGCCGTTGCTGGCGATCAGGCACATGGTGCCCACCGACTTGCCGTTCCTGCGCGACGACGAGGCCACCGTCGCCGCGTACCTGCGCCGCTTCGGTGACCGCCTGCCACGCACCAGCGCGGCGCGGTGAGCACCGAGACCGACCGACGAGACCCCTCTGGGAGCCGACGATGACCGAGCCCGATTCCGCTGGGCCCATGTCCGCCGTCCGCAAACGCGAGCTGCTCGGGCAGCGCCTGCGCGCCCGCGCCACGGCGCCCGTGCCCTACCCGCTGTCGTTCGGCCAGCAGCGCCTGTGGTTTCTCGACAAGTTCTCCGCCGGCAGCGCCGCTTACAACGTGCCCATGGGAATGCGGCTGCGCGGGAGGCTGGACCGGGCCGCGCTGCGCGCGGCGCTGGACTCGGTGGTGGCCAGGCACGCGGCCCTGCGCACCACGTTCCCCGAATCCGGCGGGGAACCGGTGCAGCTGGTGGCCCCGACCGGATCGGCGACACTGCGCGAGCACACCCTGACCGGGCAGGACCGGGACGCCGCCGCGCAGCGCTTCGCCGACGAGCGCGGCGCGGAACCCTTCGACCTGCACAGCGGACCGCTGCTGCGGGCGGATCTCGGGCGGTTCGACGAGGACGACCACGTGCTGGTGCTGAACCTGCACCACATCATCTCCGATGCCTGGTCGCTGTCGGTGCTGCTGGACGAGCTGGGCATCTGCTACCGGGCCACGGTGTCCGGGACCCGACCGGAGCTGCCCGAGCTGCCGGTGCAGTACCCGGACTTCGCGGCGTGGCAGCGGGACAGGGTGGGGGACGGGGCCGAGCACCTGGACTACTGGGCCGAGCACCTCTCGGGAGCGCCGGAACTGCTCACCCTGCCCACTGACCGGCCCCGGCCGGCGATCTCCACCTACCGGGGGGCACTGCACGAGCACGCGGTCCCCGGGGCGCTGGTGGACCGGCTGGAGGCGCTGGCCACGCGGCGGGGTGCCACGCTGTTCATGGTGCTGCTGGCGGCGTTCGCCGCCCGGCTGGGGCGGCTGGCCGGGCAGGAGGATGTCGTCGTCGGCACGCCCGTCGCCGGCCGTGCGCACCCGGACCTGGAGCGGCTGATCGGCTTCATCGTCAACACCCTCGCGTTGCGCACGCACGTCGGCGACGACCCGACCTTCGAGGAACTACTCATCCGCACCCGCAAGGTCACGGTGGACGGCCTCGCGCACGCGGAACTGCCGTTCGAGCAGCTGGTCGAGCGGCTGAGCCCGCAGCGCAGCCTGGGACACGCGCCGGTGTTCCAGGCCCAGCTGATCCTGCAGAACACCCCGCCGCTGCGGATGTCGTTCGCCGACCTGGCCGCCACGCCGGTGGTGGTCGATCCGAAGGTCGCCAAGTTCGACCTCACCCTCGCCGCCGAGCGGCGCGGCGACGAGCTCGCCTTCGACATCGAGTACAGCACCGACCTGTTTGACCCGGAGACCATCGCCGACTTCGCCGACCGGTTCGTCGCGCTGCTGGCCGCCGTCGCCGAGAACCCCGGCCGTCGAGTGTCCGAACTGGACGCGCTGACCGGGGTGCTCCGGTGGGAGGTGCTGGAGGGATTGAACGCCTCCGAGCTACCGCTGCCCACCGCGACCACCGCGCTGGACCTGATCGCGGGCAGGCCCGAGGACATCGCCGTCAGCGGGCCGGACGGGTCCGCCCTGACCTACCGGGAGCTGGACGAGCGGGCCGGGCGGATCGCCGCGCTGCTGCGCGCGCACGGGGCGGGCCCGGACGCCCCGGTCGGGCTGTGCCTGCCGCGCACCCCGGACCTGCTCGCGGCGGTGCTGGGCGTGTGGCGGGCCGGGGCGGCCTACCTGCCGCTGGACCCGAGCTGGCCGACCGCCCGGCTGGCCGGGATGCTCGCGGACTCGGGGGCGCGGGTGCTGCTCGGGGCCGGGGAGGACCTCGGCTTCGCCGGGACCGTGCTGACCCCTGGCGAGGCCGGCGCGCACCAGCCCGTCCCGGCGGCGCCGGTGCTCGGCGAGAACCTGGCCTATGTCATCTACACCTCCGGTTCGACCGGCAGGCCCAAGGGGGTGGAGGTCCCGCACCGGGCCGTGGTGAACATGCTGGTGGCGTTCCAGCACCTGCTCGACCTCGCGCCCACCGACCGGCTCGCGGCGGTCACCACGCTGTCCTTCGACATCTCCGTACTGGAACTGCTGCTCCCGCTGGTCGCGGGGGCACGGGTGCTGGTCGTGCCCGCCGAGACCGCCGCGGACGGCCCGGCGCTGCGCGACCTGCTGGCCTCCGCGGGCGCCACCGCCATGCAGGCGACCCCGGCCACCTGGCGACTGCTGGAGACGGCGGGCGGCGTCCCCGCCGGGGTGGTCACCCGGGTGTGCGGCGGTGAGGCGCTGCCCCGTGACCTCGCCGACTCCCTGCTCACCGACGACGCGCTGGTGTGGAACGCCTACGGCCCCACCGAGACCACGGTCTGGTCCTCCGCCGCGCTGGTCGACCCGGCACCCGCGCCGGTCGTGCTCGGACCGCCGATCGGCAACACCAGTCTGTACGTACTCGACGCGCGGATGGAGCCGGTCCCACCCGGGGTGGTCGGCGAACTGCACATCGGCGGCGCGGGCGTGGTGCGCGGCTACCGGGGGCGGCCGGGGCTGACCGCGGACCGCTTCCGCCCCAACCCGTTCGGGGCCGGCCGCCTCTACGCCACCGGCGACAAGGTCCGATTGCTCCGGGACGGCTCGCTGGAGTTCCTCGGCCGTGCCGACCACCAGGTGAAGCTGCGCGGGTTCCGGATCGAACTCGGCGAGATCGAGGCCGCCCTGCTGCGATGCCCCGAGGTCAGGGAGGCCGTTGTCGGCACAAGGGGGTCGGGCGAGGACCTGCGGATCGTGGCCTACCTGGTTCCCCGCGGCGGGCGGGGCGAGGAGCCGGACCTGTGGTCCCTGCTGCGTGCCCGGCTCGCCGACCTGCTGCCCGAGTACCTGGTCCCGGCCGCCGCGGTCCTGCTGGAGACCATGCCACTGACCGCGAACGGGAAGGTGGATCGGCAGGCGCTGCCCGACCCGGTGTGGGCGGGTGACGCCGAGCGGGTCGCCCCGCGCGATCCGGTGGAGCGGGTGCTGGCCGGGATCTGGCAGGAGGTTCTCGCCGTGCCGGTCCTCGGCGTGCACCACGACTTCTTCGTCGTGGGCGGGCACTCGCTGCTGGCCGCGAAGGTACTGGCCAGGGTGCGGGCCGCGTTCTCGGTGACCGTCCCGATCGGACGGATGTTCGCCGAGCCCACCGTGGCCGGGCTGGCCCGCGTGCTGACCGAGCTGGAGGACAAGCCCGGCCAGATCGCCGCGATCGCGCAGCTGCGCGTGGAGCTGGACGGCACGTCCACCGACGACATCCGCACCATGCTGGAGGAGAACCCGTGACCACCGCACCGGAGGTCCCGACCGACGGCGGGCTGCGCCGGTTCGCGGTGATCTGGGCCGGCCAGCTGGTGTCGGTCATCGGGTCCGCGCTCAGCGCGTTCGTCCTCGGCGTCTGGGTGTACCTGGGTACCGGGTCGGTCACCCAGTTCGTGCTCATCCAGTTCTGCGCGGTGCTGCCGGGCATCCTGGTCGCCCCGTACGCGGGGGCGGTCGCCGACCGTCACGACCGCCGCCGCGTCATGCTCACCGCCGACACCGGGGCGGGCGTGGTCACCGCGCTGCTGCTGGTGGCGGTCAGCACCGGCGCGCTGGCCACCTGGCACATCTACGTCGCCACGGCGATGACCGCCACGCTCAACTCCTTCCACATCGTCGCCTACACCGCGCTCGTGCCCGCGCTGGTGCCCAAGCGGCATCTCGGGCGGGTCAACGGGCTGATGCAGCTGACCCAGGGGGTACAGATCGCCGCCCCGCTGGTCGCGGGCGCGCTGCTGGCGCTGGTCGGGCTGCGCGGGGTGCTGCTGATCGACCTGCTGTCGATGGCGTTCGCGGTGACCACCCTGCTGCTGACCCGGCCACCCGCCGAAGCCACCACACCCGCGGGCAGGGGCAGGGAGAACTCGGGCGCCGGGGCGGGCCTGCGCTGGCTGGCCACCGCGCCCGCCCTGCTCACCCTGTGCGTGGTGTTCGGCGTGTGGAACTTCCTGTTCGCCATCGCGGGCGGGCTGGTCCAACCGCTCATCCTGTCCTTCGCCGACCCAGCCACCCTGGGCGTGCTGATGGCGGCTGGCGGCAGCGGCATGTTCGTCGGGGGGCTCGTGATGGGCGCCTGGGGCGGGCCGAAACGGCGGGTGCTCGGCATCTACGCCGGGCTGGGGCTCGGCGGTGTCTTCCTCGTCCTGCACAGCCTCGCGCCGTCCCCGTGGCTGATCGCGGTGGCCGCGCCCGCTTTCCTGTTCACCCTGCCCCTGATGAACACCTCGTGCATCACCCTCATTCAGACCAAAGTGGACTCCGAGGTGCTCGGTCGCGTACTCGCCGTGGTCCGTGTGCTCAGCACCGCCGCGATGCCGGTCGCCTACCTGCTCATCGGCCCGATCACCGATGGCATCGCCGAACCGCTCATGGCCGAGGGCGGTGCGCTGGCCGGCACCGTCGGCGCGGTGATCGGTACCGGCGACGGCCGCGGCATCGCCCTGGTCTTCCTCGTCGTCGGCGCGCTCATGCTCGCGCTGACCGCCTACGCCTGGTCCCGGCCGAGGCTGCGTGCGGTCGACGACCTGCCCGACGCGTCCACCCCGGAAAGGATGCCCCAGTGACCGAGCTGCCCGACCGCGAGCGACTGCTGGCGCGCCTGGTCGCCGAGCGCGGCCTGGCCACCGCGCCGCCCGCCGTTCCGCCCCGCCCCGGCGGCGAGCCCGTCCCGCTGTCGGGTAACCAGCGCGGCCTGTGGTTGACCGAGCGGCTCGGCCGGGACTCCGGCGCGTACGTGATGTTCTGCGCGCTGCGGGTGTCCGCCGACCTCGATCCCGAGCGGCTGCGCGCCGCACTGGCGACGGTGCTCGCCCGGCACGAGGCGCTGCGCACCAGGATCGTCGAGGTGGACGGTAGTCCCGAGCAGCAGGTACTGCCCGAGGTGGCGGCGGACGTCGCGGTCAGCGACCTCACCCGATCCGACGGCCTCGAACCTGCTGAGGCACTGCGCGGCGCGGTGGCCGCCGAGGTGGACCTGCCGTTCGACCTTTCCGCCGCGCCGCTGCTGCGGCTGCGGCTCATCCGGCTGGGCCCGGCCGACTGCGCGCTGGTCGTGGCCGCACACCACGTCGTCTGCGACGACCGCTCGCTTGCCATCGTCGCCGCGGACCTCGGCGCGGCCTACGCCGGACAACCACTGGCCGATGTGGACACCCAGTTCCCCGACTACGTGCACTGGCAGGCCGAACGGCTGGCCGACGGGGAGCGGCAGCGCCAGCTCGACCACTGGGCCGAGCGGCTCGCGGGCGCGCCCGCCGCGCTGGAACTGGGCACGGACCGCCCCCGCACCCCGCGGCGCACCGTCGAGGGCGCCTCGCACCCGTTCACCATCCCGGCCGGGCTGGCCGAGCGGCTGTCCGCCACCGCCCGCGCCAATGGGGCCACCCCCTTCGCCGTCCT
Proteins encoded in this region:
- a CDS encoding DUF6875 domain-containing protein → MLIHPTRPVYPLIEPSDFAAARLPDAVAEHEDSLRRIHGWAREYLCRPNPRLGRRGDVCPFTGTSLRKGLFLVSVHTGQPADPAELSGLLLHYRDWFTELSPRTEPDAQFTTILVLFPNLTDVTLIDRTQGALKREYTESGLMIGEFHPGPPDKGGLWNPDFRPLRAPLPLLAIRHMVPTDLPFLRDDEATVAAYLRRFGDRLPRTSAAR
- a CDS encoding non-ribosomal peptide synthetase, whose protein sequence is MTEPDSAGPMSAVRKRELLGQRLRARATAPVPYPLSFGQQRLWFLDKFSAGSAAYNVPMGMRLRGRLDRAALRAALDSVVARHAALRTTFPESGGEPVQLVAPTGSATLREHTLTGQDRDAAAQRFADERGAEPFDLHSGPLLRADLGRFDEDDHVLVLNLHHIISDAWSLSVLLDELGICYRATVSGTRPELPELPVQYPDFAAWQRDRVGDGAEHLDYWAEHLSGAPELLTLPTDRPRPAISTYRGALHEHAVPGALVDRLEALATRRGATLFMVLLAAFAARLGRLAGQEDVVVGTPVAGRAHPDLERLIGFIVNTLALRTHVGDDPTFEELLIRTRKVTVDGLAHAELPFEQLVERLSPQRSLGHAPVFQAQLILQNTPPLRMSFADLAATPVVVDPKVAKFDLTLAAERRGDELAFDIEYSTDLFDPETIADFADRFVALLAAVAENPGRRVSELDALTGVLRWEVLEGLNASELPLPTATTALDLIAGRPEDIAVSGPDGSALTYRELDERAGRIAALLRAHGAGPDAPVGLCLPRTPDLLAAVLGVWRAGAAYLPLDPSWPTARLAGMLADSGARVLLGAGEDLGFAGTVLTPGEAGAHQPVPAAPVLGENLAYVIYTSGSTGRPKGVEVPHRAVVNMLVAFQHLLDLAPTDRLAAVTTLSFDISVLELLLPLVAGARVLVVPAETAADGPALRDLLASAGATAMQATPATWRLLETAGGVPAGVVTRVCGGEALPRDLADSLLTDDALVWNAYGPTETTVWSSAALVDPAPAPVVLGPPIGNTSLYVLDARMEPVPPGVVGELHIGGAGVVRGYRGRPGLTADRFRPNPFGAGRLYATGDKVRLLRDGSLEFLGRADHQVKLRGFRIELGEIEAALLRCPEVREAVVGTRGSGEDLRIVAYLVPRGGRGEEPDLWSLLRARLADLLPEYLVPAAAVLLETMPLTANGKVDRQALPDPVWAGDAERVAPRDPVERVLAGIWQEVLAVPVLGVHHDFFVVGGHSLLAAKVLARVRAAFSVTVPIGRMFAEPTVAGLARVLTELEDKPGQIAAIAQLRVELDGTSTDDIRTMLEENP
- a CDS encoding MFS transporter, producing the protein MTTAPEVPTDGGLRRFAVIWAGQLVSVIGSALSAFVLGVWVYLGTGSVTQFVLIQFCAVLPGILVAPYAGAVADRHDRRRVMLTADTGAGVVTALLLVAVSTGALATWHIYVATAMTATLNSFHIVAYTALVPALVPKRHLGRVNGLMQLTQGVQIAAPLVAGALLALVGLRGVLLIDLLSMAFAVTTLLLTRPPAEATTPAGRGRENSGAGAGLRWLATAPALLTLCVVFGVWNFLFAIAGGLVQPLILSFADPATLGVLMAAGGSGMFVGGLVMGAWGGPKRRVLGIYAGLGLGGVFLVLHSLAPSPWLIAVAAPAFLFTLPLMNTSCITLIQTKVDSEVLGRVLAVVRVLSTAAMPVAYLLIGPITDGIAEPLMAEGGALAGTVGAVIGTGDGRGIALVFLVVGALMLALTAYAWSRPRLRAVDDLPDASTPERMPQ